Proteins encoded by one window of Xanthomonas sp. DAR 80977:
- the kduD gene encoding 2-dehydro-3-deoxy-D-gluconate 5-dehydrogenase KduD: protein MTNPFSLEGKVALVTGANTGLGQGIALALAQAGADIAAAGIQAPTETEEKVKALGRRFVAIEANLISIEPVQRVLDETLAGLGRLDILVNNAGLIRRADAVDFSEQDWDDVMNVNIKSAFFMSQAAGRHFIAQGSGKIINIASMLSFQGGIRVPSYTASKSGIAGITRLLANEWGAKGLNINAIAPGYMATDNTAQLRADAARNQSILERIPAGRWGVPEDLGGTAVFLASSASDYVNGTIIPVDGGWLAR, encoded by the coding sequence ATGACGAACCCGTTCAGTCTCGAAGGCAAGGTCGCACTGGTCACCGGCGCCAATACCGGCCTGGGCCAGGGCATCGCCCTGGCGCTGGCGCAGGCCGGCGCCGACATCGCCGCCGCCGGCATCCAGGCGCCGACCGAGACCGAAGAAAAGGTCAAGGCGCTGGGCCGCCGCTTCGTCGCCATCGAGGCCAACCTGATCAGCATCGAGCCGGTGCAGCGCGTGCTCGACGAGACCCTGGCCGGGCTCGGCCGCCTCGACATCCTGGTCAACAACGCCGGGCTGATCCGCCGCGCCGATGCGGTGGACTTCAGCGAGCAGGACTGGGACGACGTGATGAACGTCAACATCAAGTCCGCGTTCTTCATGTCGCAGGCCGCCGGCCGCCACTTCATCGCGCAGGGCAGCGGCAAGATCATCAACATCGCCTCGATGCTGTCGTTCCAGGGCGGCATCCGCGTGCCCTCCTACACCGCCAGCAAGTCCGGCATCGCCGGCATCACCCGCCTGCTGGCCAACGAGTGGGGCGCCAAGGGCCTGAACATCAACGCCATCGCGCCCGGCTACATGGCCACCGACAACACTGCGCAGCTGCGTGCCGACGCGGCGCGCAACCAGTCGATCCTGGAACGCATCCCGGCCGGGCGCTGGGGCGTGCCGGAAGACCTGGGCGGCACCGCGGTGTTCCTGGCCAGCAGCGCCTCGGACTACGTCAACGGCACCATCATCCCGGTCGACGGCGGCTGGCTGGCGCGCTGA
- a CDS encoding RpiB/LacA/LacB family sugar-phosphate isomerase, whose protein sequence is MKIALMNEFSQAGKNPAILQQLNDVAGEQGHSVFNVGMDGDNDHRLTYIHLGIVASLLLNSKAVDFVVAGCGTGQGAMMSLNAYPGVFCGYCIEPTDAYLFAQVNNGNALALAFAKGYGWGAEINVRYIFEKAFSGERGMGYPAERRESQQANAGILAQVKQATAKSYLDGLRALDPELVKQAVGGERFQQCFFDNAQDAQIRAFVAGVLGKPEAAAA, encoded by the coding sequence ATGAAAATCGCACTGATGAATGAGTTCAGCCAGGCCGGCAAGAACCCGGCGATCCTGCAGCAGCTCAACGACGTGGCCGGCGAGCAGGGCCACAGCGTGTTCAACGTCGGCATGGACGGCGACAACGACCATCGCCTGACCTACATCCACCTGGGCATCGTCGCCAGCCTGCTGCTGAATTCCAAGGCGGTGGATTTCGTCGTCGCCGGCTGCGGCACCGGCCAGGGCGCGATGATGTCGCTCAACGCCTACCCGGGCGTGTTCTGCGGCTACTGCATCGAGCCGACCGACGCCTACCTGTTCGCCCAGGTCAACAACGGCAACGCGCTGGCGCTGGCCTTCGCCAAGGGCTACGGCTGGGGCGCGGAGATCAACGTGCGCTACATCTTCGAGAAGGCCTTCAGCGGCGAGCGCGGCATGGGCTATCCGGCCGAGCGCCGCGAATCGCAGCAGGCCAATGCCGGCATCCTGGCGCAGGTCAAGCAGGCAACCGCCAAGTCCTACCTGGACGGCCTGCGCGCGCTGGATCCGGAGCTGGTCAAGCAGGCGGTCGGCGGCGAGCGCTTCCAGCAGTGCTTCTTCGACAACGCGCAGGATGCGCAGATCCGCGCCTTCGTCGCCGGCGTGCTGGGCAAGCCCGAAGCCGCGGCGGCCTGA
- a CDS encoding GDSL-type esterase/lipase family protein, with protein MRLLLSVLLSLGAGIACAEPQRVFIAGDSTAADYGPERAPQAGWGQALQSYLDPAAWQVRNHAKGGRSARSFIAEGRLDAIARDLRRGDVLLIQFGHNDAKVEDPSRYDDPQQAYPQFLSRYVALARDKGATPILLTPAARLLYDFGSLLDTHGLYTQAVQRLAAEQQVPLIDLNASSSAWIRALGEQAARPYFLFVPEQGKADGTHFSHAGAAAVACLVVRDWAALQPALQTQLRRDIDCGMPAGAAVPAPHAPATQATPSTALVMQERDLARTQPGPHGGPGQTTAYPFFADAQGLAFVLRKRVLHKGAGIGLHLHDKDEIYYIVSGHGLYALDGTQYAVGPGHALLIRPGSTHALQQVGEDDLVVMVAYPAAPQP; from the coding sequence ATGCGCCTGCTCTTGTCCGTATTGCTGTCGCTCGGCGCAGGAATCGCCTGCGCCGAGCCGCAACGCGTGTTCATCGCCGGCGACTCCACCGCCGCCGACTACGGCCCCGAGCGCGCGCCGCAGGCTGGTTGGGGCCAGGCGCTGCAGAGCTACCTGGATCCGGCCGCCTGGCAGGTGCGCAACCACGCCAAGGGCGGGCGCAGCGCGCGCAGCTTCATCGCCGAAGGCCGCCTCGACGCGATCGCCAGGGACCTGCGCCGCGGCGACGTGCTGCTGATCCAGTTCGGCCACAACGACGCCAAGGTCGAAGACCCCAGCCGCTACGACGATCCGCAGCAGGCCTACCCGCAATTCCTGTCGCGCTACGTGGCGCTGGCCCGCGACAAGGGCGCCACGCCGATCCTGCTCACCCCGGCCGCGCGCCTGCTCTACGACTTCGGCTCGCTGCTCGACACGCATGGGCTCTACACCCAGGCGGTGCAGCGCCTGGCCGCCGAGCAGCAGGTGCCGCTGATCGATCTCAACGCCAGCAGCAGCGCCTGGATCCGCGCGCTGGGCGAACAGGCGGCCAGGCCGTACTTCCTGTTCGTGCCGGAACAGGGCAAGGCCGACGGTACCCATTTCAGCCACGCCGGCGCGGCCGCGGTGGCCTGCCTGGTGGTGCGCGACTGGGCGGCGCTGCAGCCGGCGCTGCAGACGCAGCTGCGCCGCGACATCGACTGCGGCATGCCGGCGGGCGCCGCCGTGCCGGCGCCGCATGCCCCGGCGACGCAAGCGACACCGTCGACGGCGCTGGTGATGCAGGAGCGCGACCTCGCCCGAACGCAACCCGGCCCGCACGGCGGCCCCGGCCAGACCACCGCCTATCCGTTCTTCGCCGATGCGCAGGGATTGGCATTCGTGCTGCGCAAGCGCGTGCTGCACAAGGGCGCCGGCATCGGCCTGCACCTGCACGACAAGGACGAGATCTACTACATCGTCAGCGGGCACGGCCTGTACGCGCTGGACGGCACGCAATACGCGGTCGGCCCCGGCCATGCGCTGCTGATTCGGCCGGGCAGCACGCACGCGCTGCAGCAGGTGGGCGAGGACGACCTGGTGGTGATGGTGGCGTATCCGGCCGCGCCGCAGCCCTGA